One genomic window of Tetrapisispora phaffii CBS 4417 chromosome 13, complete genome includes the following:
- the RIB1 gene encoding GTP cyclohydrolase II (similar to Saccharomyces cerevisiae RIB1 (YBL033C); ancestral locus Anc_3.319), whose product MTISSELPIVECVARARIPTTTGGPDIFLHLYKNNKDDKEHLAVVFGEDIRSKSLFKTRKNDTQQDRMIRGAYVGKLYPGRESADVDDKQKLQLQFDSETGALVYDANTTWNPENNTLVRIHSECYTGENVWSARCDCGEQFDRAGHLMAIDREPETNIIGGNGHGVIVYLRQEGRGIGLAEKLKAYNLQDLGADTVQANLLLKHPADARDFSIGKSILIDLNIKNARLLTNNPDKIEQANYPPLLNCVERVPMIPINWLNSNNGIKSKEIDGYLRTKMEKMGHLLSKPLNLHTAETVNTLI is encoded by the coding sequence ATGACAATTTCATCAGAATTACCAATCGTTGAATGTGTTGCAAGAGCACGTATTCCTACCACGACAGGTGGCCCAGATATTTTTCTACATCTTTACAAGAATAACAAGGACGACAAAGAACATCTGGCAGTCGTGTTCGGAGAGGATATTAGATCAAAATCGCTATTCAAAACTAGAAAAAATGATACACAACAAGATAGAATGATCAGAGGTGCATACGTTGGGAAACTGTACCCTGGGAGAGAATCTGCAGATGTCGATGACAAGCAAAAGTTGCAGTTACAATTTGATAGTGAAACAGGTGCACTCGTTTACGATGCAAACACAACTTGGAACCCCGAAAATAATACACTAGTGAGGATCCACAGTGAATGTTACACCGGTGAAAATGTTTGGTCTGCAAGGTGTGATTGTGGTGAACAATTTGATAGAGCAGGTCATTTAATGGCGATTGATAGAGAACCCGAAACAAATATCATCGGTGGTAATGGTCACGGTGTCATCGTATACTTGAGACAAGAAGGCCGTGGTATCGGTCTAGCTGAGAAACTGAAAGCTTACAACTTACAAGATTTAGGTGCAGACACCGTACAGGCTAATTTACTACTGAAACATCCAGCAGACGCAAGAGACTTTTCAATTGGTAAATCCATTCTAATAGacttaaatataaagaatgCAAGACTGTTAACAAATAATCCAGATAAGATCGAACAAGCAAACTATCCACCTCTATTAAACTGTGTGGAGAGAGTTCCAATGATTCCAATTAACTGGTTGAATTCTAACAATGGTATCAAGTCAAAGGAAATCGACGGTTATCTAAGAACgaaaatggaaaaaatgGGCCACTTATTGTCGAAACCACTAAACTTACACACAGCAGAGACAGTAAACACTTTAATATAG
- the PET9 gene encoding ADP/ATP carrier protein PET9 (similar to Saccharomyces cerevisiae PET9 (YBL030C) and AAC3 (YBR085W); ancestral locus Anc_3.316), giving the protein MAEQKQSNFMIDFLMGGVSAAVAKTAASPIERVKLLIQNQDEMIKQGSLDRRYDGIVECFKRTAKNEGIAAFWRGNTANVIRYFPTQALNFAFKDKIKALFGFKKEEGYAKWFAGNLASGGAAGGLSLLFVYSLDYARTRLAADAKSSKKGGERQFNGLVDVYKKTIKSDGFAGLYRGFLPSVVGIVVYRGLYFGLYDSLKPVVLTGSLEGSFLASFLLGWVVTTGASTASYPLDTIRRRMMMTSGQAVKYDGAFDAFRKIVAKEGVPSLFKGCAANILRGVAGAGVISMYDQLQMILFGKKFK; this is encoded by the coding sequence ATGGCTGAACAAAAACAATCCAATTTTATGATTGATTTCCTTATGGGTGGTGTCTCTGCTGCTGTTGCAAAGACTGCTGCTTCCCCTATTGAAAGAGTTAAGTTATTAATCCAAAATCAAGATGAAATGATTAAGCAAGGTTCTTTGGACAGAAGATACGACGGTATTGTCGAATGTTTCAAGAGAACTGCCAAGAATGAAGGTATCGCTGCTTTCTGGAGAGGTAACACTGCCAATGTTATCAGATATTTCCCAACTCAAGCTTTGAATTTCGCTTTCAAGGATAAAATTAAGGCTTTATTCGGTTTTAAGAAGGAAGAAGGTTACGCTAAATGGTTTGCCGGTAACTTAGCTTCTGGTGGTGCCGCTGGTGGTTTGTCTCTATTATTTGTCTACTCTTTAGATTATGCCAGAACTAGATTGGCTGCTGATGCTAAATCTAGCAAAAAAGGTGGCGAACGTCAATTCAATGGTTTAGTCGATGTTTACAAGAAGACTATCAAGTCCGATGGTTTTGCTGGTTTATATAGAGGTTTCTTACCATCTGTTGTTGGTATTGTTGTCTACAGAGGTCTATACTTCGGTTTATACGATTCTTTGAAACCAGTTGTCTTAACGGGTTCTCTAGAAGGTTCCTTCCTTGCTTCATTCTTATTAGGTTGGGTTGTTACTACCGGTGCTTCCACCGCTTCTTACCCATTAGATActattagaagaagaatgaTGATGACCTCCGGTCAAGCCGTTAAGTACGATGGTGCCTTCGATGCTTTCAGAAAGATTGTCGCCAAGGAAGGTGTTCCTTCTTTATTCAAGGGTTGTGCTGCTAACATCTTAAGAGGTGTTGCCGGTGCCGGTGTTATTTCCATGTACGATCAATTACAAATGATCTTATTCGGTAAGAAGTTCAAATGA
- the POL12 gene encoding DNA-directed DNA polymerase alpha subunit POL12 (similar to Saccharomyces cerevisiae POL12 (YBL035C); ancestral locus Anc_3.322) yields the protein MSFKEELIEQFGNEVDKSDVIAYLENLIKIYALNIEELFIKWEQFSYHRHETHTAMNTKNLDGFKNFLQKQIEKKAQKFSNTSNVTSSGLKSKIIGSSPSLFGFNSPRTPIIKKRKLNETQPTSSGQKSSQKLGFSSGSNANNKSENIEKSNTTSPSMTGSTQINLPSDITVSTPSPLKRSGEAGVTLDSLNPNNIETSEGFDPENDKKVKITPFYDPIKYKFRTMRQNLQDAADVLDEQIEIFCKLAKEHFKLSQSDFGDPTIQSQSEIYAVGRIVPDSPTAEGFLNIDSLALEASRLMGIGRRVRLNFSKINECSLFCGQIIVLKGKNADGDYFMVDEILNLPYPDSPVSTVEDIENSNMIQNGKSMKVIITSGPYFPENDFNVQPIKEFVDKINNKIKPHTLIMFGPFIDITQNCIAKGAIPQFHGVTQQPRTLDEIFTKVLVPLLSGINSSIQVILVPSTRDAISHHAAYPQDSFDRKKLQLPKNFKCFTNPSTFQLNEVFFGCSNVDIYKDLKEVAKGGNTAMRNRFDRVSEHVLQQRRYYPVFPGGIRKTAKILENKKKVIEHISGADLEVPYLGLTEFVGEISPDVIIMPSEMQHFARVVQNVVMINPGRFVRPNGGRGTFAEMTIEPPNVENGKLTKMSDEDLFLHNVWKRSRIDIITN from the coding sequence ATGAGTTTTAAAGAGGAATTAATTGAGCAATTTGGTAATGAAGTAGACAAGTCAGATGTTATTGCATATCTAGAGAACCTGATCAAAATATACGCATTGAATatagaagaattatttattaaatggGAACAATTTTCATATCACAGACATGAAACTCATACTGCAATGAACACCAAAAATCTAGATGGGTTCAAAAATTTCcttcaaaaacaaatcGAAAAAAAAGCACAGAAGTTTTCCAACACTAGCAATGTAACTTCTTCAGGATTGAAgtcaaaaattattggtTCCAGTCCTTCTTTATTTGGTTTTAATTCACCAAGAACTCCAATTATCAAGAAACGTAAATTAAACGAGACTCAACCAACTTCATCAGGACAAAAGAGCAGCCAGAAACTGGGATTTTCATCTGGTTCAAATGCGAATAATAAAAGTGagaatattgaaaagagTAATACAACCTCTCCTTCAATGACAGGCAGCACACAAATAAACTTACCATCCGATATTACGGTAAGTACACCATCTCCTCTCAAGAGATCTGGTGAAGCTGGTGTTACACTTGATTCTCTAAatccaaataatattgaaacttCTGAAGGCTTTGATCCAGAAAACGATAAAAAAGTTAAGATTACCCCATTCTATGATcctataaaatataaatttagaaCAATGAGACAAAATTTACAAGACGCAGCTGATGTTCTCGATGAACAGATCGAAATATTTTGCAAATTAGCTAAAGaacattttaaattaaGCCAGAGTGACTTTGGAGATCCAACAATCCAATCGCAATCAGAAATATATGCTGTAGGCAGAATTGTCCCAGATTCTCCAACCGCAGAAGGTTTCTTAAACATAGATTCACTTGCATTAGAGGCTTCTCGTTTGATGGGTATAGGTAGAAGAGTTAGACTTAACTTTTCCAAAATCAATGAGTGTTCATTATTCTGTGGTCAAATCATTGTGTTGAAGGGTAAGAATGCAGATGGTGATTACTTTATGGTagatgaaattttaaatctaCCATACCCAGATTCACCTGTATCAACTgttgaagatattgaaaactCTAATATGATCCAAAACGGCAAATCAATGaaagtaataataactaGTGGACCGTACTTTCCAGAAAACGATTTCAATGTGCAGCctattaaagaatttgttgataagataaacaataaaataaaaccTCATACTTTAATTATGTTTGGACCATTTATAGATATCACACAGAACTGTATAGCTAAAGGTGCAATCCCTCAGTTTCATGGAGTTACACAACAACCAAGAACTCtagatgaaatatttaccaAGGTTCTTGTGCCTTTATTAAGTGGAATTAACAGTTCAATTCAAGTTATTTTAGTCCCCTCAACTAGGGATGCAATTTCTCACCATGCAGCATATCCTCAAGATTCATTTGATAGAAAGAAATTGCAATTACCTAAGAATTTCAAATGTTTTACAAATCCATCCACTTTTCAACTGAACGAAGTGTTTTTTGGATGTTCGAATGTGGATATATACAAAGATTTGAAAGAAGTTGCTAAGGGCGGAAATACTGCAATGAGAAATAGATTTGATAGAGTTTCTGAGCATGTGTTGCAGCAACGTCGTTATTATCCAGTTTTTCCAGGTGGAATTAGGAAAACAGCGAAAATATTAGAGAATAAGAAGAAAGTGATTGAACATATCTCAGGAGCTGATTTAGAGGTACCTTACTTGGGATTAACTGAATTTGTTGGAGAAATTTCACCTGATGTAATTATCATGCCAAGTGAGATGCAACATTTTGCAAGAGTTGTTCAAAATGTGGTCATGATAAATCCAGGACGTTTTGTTAGACCTAATGGAGGTAGAGGTACTTTTGCTGAGATGACAATTGAACCTCCTAATGTTGAAAATGGTAAACTTACGAAAATGTCTGAtgaagatttatttttacatAATGTTTGGAAACGTTCCagaattgatattattacaaattaa
- the STU1 gene encoding Stu1p (similar to Saccharomyces cerevisiae STU1 (YBL034C); ancestral locus Anc_3.321) → MSLDFSNIYDIVIDNNVTINDKIGLLTSFKGHIKKELVNIKLIDKYLNALLFILNNYTYITNPNESDANPENNKLISISHSTLCYLIKRVAMQAPTHFDNYTISRLLFYLIHSVPYEKKFWISSTRAIEAIFLVSPSILENSLKNLCLNDFSIFIDNGMSDDTINMLIKKNDMNKNILAIGELVKTDEKNNRNPLERIDDFNSVFINILNNIDYNDENSHAFANLAIELLKDLLTKYYNADYLLEFSNQINDENIKKQFLTKNNKNIFKPTNSPTKLPNPNNSSDPSLTFDIKSEIDRILNTDLKLVTTSNNNNENLDSKSFHNFDQLLNEMENLLVPFLEIKETEQNWKIRQKNIHKFREILNGNIPKESPVKFVLLCRDLQFIECISKAALSLRTTLTLSAYQLLREFCEILNNNIDITVIEQIFSTLKISLSSTKKISSQNAFYTLILLVVNTSFNNKLFQNSYTLMSEKNVLPRMCSAVILRIFIMKYPPVSSSTIDTSTNKLSALTIYIEEWLKKGITDAQTSVREPMRVTFWYYYKCFPLSAKKLLQGSFSNQLRKAIELSIPQHLEVDYQLTSTISSINSSRRSSLIGSSLNRRFPNYAQPTHSSQHSTIRSTSETTYNENQKGNLLMKGIYLGKNTNRHLSDNIQKTELLNTRKSSAPSSLPIQTHNEILKGNNDIDASMDSLNTTNNGTAQLDITGDLTNNHSHTLLKKYLEINQNNKDYSITKGGAKSKNENSTLNFDNNSKKLLHLAENCNTLKDTKELLHFLQDMLIRNNEFEFFDIISYLRVAMIRFPKEFRELINISKFYQSIPLQYTIDLYAINSLDVTDLISKFDLNELLETISNLLNTLVNNDGTELSPEGSLYYMKYRQSIFNFCLATINEILQKANINKIENMVLRNLIKKLTDICGGDFDESLYYETLFKIYTREKFIFVQVLRSLNLVSTKLKIFHEIEHRDPSFTIDEILANDKKQSSQQDAQQSEHTENLDPMYMEMTMVNPFGQKRMISDSSVLHHGRDQFDTYNNQNELNEIELGPHTRKLTDMTKVISIYQTASQDDNINDMEIDGDGDGDVNLNNHESETNVNLSDIFRNQEKENTVKFSTDPPKIINNSSAGSNINRESDNDIDLLSDQNFTNNDNVNTEPSFGQPLPPSTDYTLSNPVDVVKSPSLIDELSQNTLSYHILSKFIIFSKTNVAGSFQDMIKAMDRINSKSFSLVHLDKILSFLVISSNQLEFMDWLMSENGYLKLLNICDILLQSADIAQSIPENIVSRTLLLVNCLLLLKNRYNIQTINADHYINIWNSIVTLTGKIEDFQNEVFVFSEETISSFYEANLITSKVILKILSLLATSTSESTYISMNCFLLKTLALLTSYPKISLTESNYLEIVEIMSIYTHDNRTELRFESFRVLSNIYHHIQSENSEINNPMTLFAKIDSKSMKIIQKMLSEGLA, encoded by the coding sequence ATGAGCCTTGACTTTTCTAATATTTATGATATTGTCATCGACAATAATGTAACgataaatgataaaatcGGACTTCTAACGAGCTTCAAAGGGCATATTAAAAAAGAGTTAGTAAACATCAAACTGATAGATAAATACCTAAATGCATTGTTGTTCATTCTAAACAACTACACATATATAACTAACCCAAACGAAAGCGATGCTAATccagaaaataataaattgattaGTATATCCCATTCTACACTTTGTTATCTGATCAAGCGAGTGGCCATGCAAGCACCAACGCattttgataattataCTATTTCGCgattattgttttatttaattcattcAGTACCTTATGAGAAGAAATTTTGGATAAGTTCAACAAGGGCAATTGAAGCAATCTTTTTGGTTTCACCAAgtattttagaaaattctttgaaaaatttatgCTTAAATGATTTCTCAATATTTATAGACAATGGAATGAGTGATGATACAATTAATATGTTGattaagaaaaatgatatgaataaaaatatcctCGCAATTGGAGAACTTGTTAAGACCGACgaaaaaaacaatagaAACCCACTGGAACGAATAGATGATTTTAATAGCgtttttatcaatattttaaacaatataGATTATAACGATGAAAACTCACATGCTTTTGCAAATTTAGCTATAGAATTACTAAAAGACCTTTTAactaaatattataatgcAGATTACCTATTAGAATTTTCGaatcaaattaatgatgaaaacATTAAGAAGCAATTTTTaactaaaaataacaagAACATATTTAAACCAACCAATTCTCCTACAAAACTGCCCAACCCTAATAACAGTTCAGATCCAAGTTTAACTTTCGATATTAAATCGGAGATTGATAGAATTCTCAATACtgatttaaaattagtTACAACAtcaaataacaataatgagAATTTAGATTCGAAAAGTTTCCATAATTTTGACCAACTTCTCAATGAAATGGAAAACCTTCTTGTGCCATTTTTAGAGATAAAAGAAACTGAacaaaattggaaaataaGACAAAAAAACATTCACAAATTTagagaaatattaaatggtAATATTCCTAAGGAATCTCCTGTAAAATTTGTTTTGTTATGTCGAGATTTACAATTCATAGAATGTATATCGAAAGCTGCATTATCATTAAGAACTACGTTAACATTATCTGCATACCAACTACTGAGAGAGTTTtgtgaaatattaaataataacatagATATAACTGTTATCGAGCAAATTTTTAGCACtctaaaaatttctttatcatcaaCTAAGAAAATATCATCACAAAATGCATTTTATACTCTCATATTACTAGTTGTTAATACAAGTTTTAACaacaaattatttcaaaattcatATACACTAATGAGTGAGAAAAATGTCTTACCAAGAATGTGTTCTGCTGTAATACTAAGGATATTTATTATGAAGTATCCACCAGTAAGTTCCTCTACTATAGATACATCAACGAATAAACTAAGCGCattaactatatatatagaagaATGGTTAAAAAAAGGTATCACTGACGCACAAACCTCGGTGAGAGAGCCTATGAGAGTCACATTCTGGTACTATTATAAGTGCTTTCCATTATCTGCCAAAAAATTACTTCAAGGTTCTTTTTCAAACCAGTTAAGAAAAGCAATAGAACTTTCAATTCCACAACATTTGGAAGTAGACTACCAACTTACCTCCACAATATCATCTATAAATTCATCAAGAAGATCTAGCTTGATTGGTTCCTCACTGAACAGAAGATTTCCAAATTATGCACAACCAACACACTCATCACAACACTCGACTATTAGGTCAACGAGTGAGACAACTTACAATGAAAACCAGAAAGGTAACCTTTTGATGAAAGGTATTTATTTGGggaaaaatacaaatagaCATCTATCGGATAATATACAGAAaactgaattattaaatacaaGAAAATCAAGTGCTCCATCCTCATTACCTATCCAGACACAcaatgaaattttgaaagGAAATAATGACATAGATGCTTCCATGGATTCATTAAATACAACCAATAATGGTACTGCCCAATTGGATATAACTGGTGATTTAACAAATAATCATTCACATACTCTACTTAAAAAGTATCTCGAGATCAACCAAAATAATAAGGACTATTCAATAACAAAAGGTGGTGCCAAATCAAAGAACGAAAATAGTACATTGAATTTCGATAATAACtctaaaaaattattacattTAGCTGAAAATTGTAACACTTTAAAAGACACCAAAGAACTACTACATTTTTTACAGGATATGCTTATTAGGAATAACGAGTTCGAGTTTTTTGACATTATCAGCTATTTAAGAGTGGCCATGATAAGATTTCCAAAAGAATTTAGagaattaattaatatttcaaaattttacCAATCTATACCACTTCAATATACCATTGATTTATATGCAATAAATTCACTTGACGTTACTGATTTGATTTCGAAATTTGACCTTAATGAACTGTTAGAAACTATTTCTAACTTATTAAATACATTGGTTAACAATGATGGAACCGAATTATCTCCAGAGGGTAGCTTATATTACATGAAGTATAGACAGtccattttcaatttttgtttgGCAACGATAAATGAGATACTACAAAAGGCGaacataaataaaattgaaaatatggTGTTACGTAATCTGATTAAGAAGTTAACTGATATTTGCGGTGGAGATTTCGATGAAAGTTTATACTACGAAACtttgtttaaaatatatacgCGGGAAAAGTTTATTTTTGTCCAAGTTCTTCGAAGTTTAAATCTAGTTTCAACTaagttaaaaatatttcacgAAATTGAACATAGAGATCCCAGCTTTACAATAGATGAGATTTTAGCAAATGATAAGAAACAATCAAGTCAACAAGACGCTCAACAAAGTGAACATACAGAGAATTTAGATCCTATGTATATGGAAATGACAATGGTGAATCCATTTGGCCAGAAAAGAATGATCAGTGACAGTAGTGTTTTGCATCATGGAAGAGATCAATTTGATACTTATAATAACCAAAATGAATTGAACGAGATTGAATTAGGTCCGCACACACGAAAATTGACTGACATGACAAAAGTTATTAGTATATATCAAACTGCTTCTCAAGATGATAATATCAATGACATGGAAATTGATGGTGATGGAGACGGAGATgtcaatttaaataatcatGAATCTGAAACGAATGTTAATTTGAGTGACATATTTCGTAATcaagaaaaagagaatACCGTCAAATTTAGTACCGATCCGCctaaaattataaataattcttcagcaggttcaaatataaatagagAATCTGACaatgatattgatttgCTGTCGGATCAAAATTTTACTAATAATGACAATGTAAATACGGAGCCTTCATTCGGCCAGCCGTTACCGCCATCTACCGACTATACTCTAAGCAATCCCGTTGATGTGGTTAAATCGCCATCATTAATAGATGAATTATCTCAAAACACTCTTTCATACCATATTCTATCTAAGTTCATCATATTCAGTAAAACTAACGTTGCTGGGAGTTTCCAAGATATGATTAAAGCTATGGATAGGATAAATAGTAAATCGTTTTCATTAGTGCATTTAGATAAAATACTATCATTCCTCGTTATTTCAAGTAATCAACTTGAATTTATGGATTGGTTAATGTCTGAAAATGGctatttgaaattattgaatatttgcGATATTCTTTTACAGTCGGCCGATATTGCACAATCAATTCCAGAAAATATAGTTTCAAGGACATTACTGCTGGTAAATTGTCTACTTCTGTTGAAGAATAGATATAATATCCAGACAATTAATGCTGATCATTACATTAACATTTGGAATTCGATTGTTACTCTCACGGGGAAAATAGAAGACTTTCAAAACGAGGTTTTCGTATTTTCTGAAGAGACAATAAGTTCCTTTTATGAAGCTAATTTAATTACGAGCAAGGTTATTCTCAAAATTTTGAGTTTGTTAGCCACTAGCACCTCAGAGTCTActtatatttcaatgaaCTGTTTTTTACTAAAAACACTAGCATTATTGACTTCGTATCCTAAAATATCACTAACTGAGTCCAACTACCTAGAAATAGTTGAGATAATGTCCATATATACCCATGATAATAGAACCGAATTACGTTTTGAAAGTTTTAGAGTTTTATCAAACATATACCATCACATTCAATCTGAAAATTctgaaataaataatccTATGACACTATTTGCAAAAATAGACAGCaaatcaatgaaaataatacaaaagaTGTTATCTGAAGGTCTTGCTTAA
- the HEK2 gene encoding Hek2p (similar to Saccharomyces cerevisiae HEK2 (YBL032W); ancestral locus Anc_3.318), with protein sequence MSDSTTPSTTQPLVTDENIADHVISQRLLLSLDEAGAIIGQQGATIEKIKEDNNVTINISDSKPNCSDRVLTSTGKIQDVANSIGDVCRVLASTAVEDSESEEKVSSEVSPYFFLRFRLPKPSVEEMKETPDKLKDIVNIRVLVTRSQCSAIIGKNGDRIKSYINDFGVKMLATNNFLPRSNERLLEIQGFPVAITKVLTAVDTLVAKEVVPPTNPAREYYTPYNRNSSQGAQSTGSANRTRTPIRRTGEEFKKLVNIPETYVGAIVGRSGNRIANLRRATRTSIDIGKRSEEEVASETERVFEIVGSRMIDVERAETMLLKNLETEVKRRAEQVEDAV encoded by the coding sequence atgtCTGATTCTACTACTCCTTCTACTACTCAACCATTAGTCACTGATGAGAACATCGCTGATCATGTCATCTCCCAAAGGTTATTACTATCTTTGGATGAAGCTGGTGCAATCATTGGTCAACAAGGTGCTACCATCgaaaaaatcaaagaagATAACAATGTCACCATTAATATTTCTGACAGCAAGCCAAACTGTTCAGACAGAGTCTTAACCTCCACTGGTAAGATTCAGGATGTTGCCAATTCCATTGGTGACGTTTGTAGAGTCTTAGCTTCAACTGCTGTTGAAGATTCTGAGTCCGAGGAAAAAGTCAGTTCTGAAGTCTCCCCATACTTCTTCCTAAGGTTCAGATTACCAAAACCATCTGTTGAAGAAATGAAAGAAACTCcagataaattaaaggaCATTGTCAACATTAGAGTCTTAGTTACGAGATCTCAATGTTCTGCTATCATCGGTAAAAACGGTGACAGAATTAAATCTTACATCAATGACTTCGGTGTCAAGATGTTAGCCACTAACAACTTCTTACCAAGATCTAACGAAAGATTATTAGAAATTCAAGGTTTCCCAGTCGCCATTACTAAAGTTTTAACTGCTGTCGACACTTTAGTCGCTAAGGAAGTTGTCCCACCAACTAACCCAGCTAGAGAATATTACACTCCATACAACCGTAACTCTAGCCAAGGTGCACAAAGTACAGGTTCTGCTAACAGAACCAGAACTCCAATTAGAAGAACCGGTGAAGAATTCAAGAAGTTGGTTAACATCCCAGAAACTTATGTTGGTGCTATTGTCGGTAGATCCGGTAACAGAATTGCTAACTTAAGAAGAGCTACAAGAACATCTATTGATATTGGTAAGAGAagtgaagaagaagttgcTAGTGAAACTGAAAGAGTCTTTGAAATTGTCGGTAGCAGAATGATCGATGTTGAAAGAGCTGAAACCAtgttattaaagaatttggAAACTGAAGTGAAAAGAAGAGCTGAACAAGTCGAAGACGCTGTCTAA